In Microcaecilia unicolor chromosome 1, aMicUni1.1, whole genome shotgun sequence, the following are encoded in one genomic region:
- the MRPL16 gene encoding 39S ribosomal protein L16, mitochondrial → MLLRCCSRLLRRFPREACVAGPGEGMNKIYIARSKTYSIPPDYSGVPILEPSKLKFIDKAPNLAQPKKEPKNLADIRGPTSDPSASVFRDGDYGIVALGGGYLHWGHFEMMRLTINRFMDPKTMFARWRINAPYKPVTRKGLGQRMGGGKGSIDHYVTPVKYGQIVVEIGGHCEFVEVERILKKIAKKLPFKAQAVSRKTLEEMHQEEERMEKENQNPWTFERIVKANMLGSRKVLSPYDLKLKGKFWGKFRLPDRV, encoded by the exons ATGCTGCTGCGTTGCTGCTCCCGGCTTCTGCGCCGCTTTCCCAGGGAGGCCTGCGTTGCAG GTCCTGGTGAGGGCATGAACAAAATTTATATTGCTAGATCGAAAACCTACAGCATCCCACCAGACTACAGTG GAGTACCTATTCTTGAGCCTTCGAAGCTGAAGTTTATCGATAAAGCTCCGAACCTGGCACAACCAAAGAAAGAGCCGAAAAACTTGGCAGACATTCGTGGTCCAACATCCGACCCCAGCGCTAGCGTTTTCCGTGATGGTGACTACGGTATTGTG GCATTGGGGGGTGGATACCTCCACTGGGGTCACTTTGAAATGATGCGACTGACCATCAACCGCTTCATGGATCCCAAGACTATGTTTGCGCGTTGGCGTATCAATGCTCCATACAAGCCAGTGACACGTAAGGGCCTAGGACAGCGGATGGGTGGTGGCAAGGGTTCCATTGACCACTATGTCACACCTGTGAAATACGGTCAGATAGTGGTGGAGATAGGTGGGCACTGTGAGTTTGTGGAGGTAGAGCGTATCCTGAAAAAAATAGCAAAGAAGCTGCCATTCAAGGCACAAGCAGTGAGTCGCAAGACGCTAGAGGAGATGCATCAGGAGGAGGAGCGTATGGAGAAAGAGAACCAGAACCCATGGACCTTTGAGCGTATTGTCAAAGCCAACATGCTGGGTTCACGCAAGGTGCTCAGTCCCTATGACTTGAAGTTAAAGGGCAAGTTCTGGGGCAAGTTCCGTTTGCCTGATCGTGTGTAA